In the genome of Myxococcus stipitatus, one region contains:
- a CDS encoding adenylate/guanylate cyclase domain-containing protein, translated as MRLILNPGREGEQELLLPEGTTTLGRTDACSVCVLHKSLSRRHARLERDGARVLLVDEGSKNGTFVGDTRVQRRELQAGDSFRCGEVWFQLLAGGGDTEGTLSPLHTRTLETRFSLASKETLLESPRLKVRPTTEGDTTRERFQVLLAVAQLLASPVPLDTLLERILQLVFRILDVDRAAVLLEDETTGGLRPRVARSADGQRPSQGYFFSQSIVDSVHANGMAALYSNALRDLRLNSADSIHTQSIHSAMCVPLQSRDARLGVLYVDNRSRGGLFTEADLEFLTAFAHQAAAAIDNVRLTQRLEEEAVLRNTYLRFFPPDVVRRLQTSPGGALEVVETEVTVLFADISEFTSLSSSLRPREVVDMLNAYFPVMADAVFRHEGTLEKYIGDALMAVWGAPFSRGDDADRALRAAVDMQRDLQGLNARLLARGHPELRIHVGLNSGPAAAGNIGSERYLQYATLGDVTNVASRVCGVARAGEIVLSESTRTRLEQSRWPLAPLPPTRVKGKDAPLVLHRVEWNESSG; from the coding sequence ATGCGCCTCATCCTCAACCCCGGGCGGGAAGGCGAACAGGAGCTCCTCTTGCCCGAGGGCACCACCACCCTCGGCCGCACCGACGCGTGCTCGGTCTGCGTGCTCCACAAGAGCCTGTCGCGGCGTCATGCACGGCTGGAGCGCGACGGCGCTCGCGTGCTGCTCGTGGACGAGGGGAGCAAGAACGGCACCTTCGTCGGAGACACCCGCGTGCAGCGCCGCGAGCTCCAGGCGGGGGACAGCTTCCGGTGCGGAGAGGTGTGGTTCCAGCTCCTCGCCGGAGGCGGTGACACCGAGGGCACCCTGAGCCCCTTGCACACCCGGACGCTGGAGACGCGCTTCTCGCTGGCCTCCAAGGAGACCCTGCTGGAGTCGCCCCGGCTGAAGGTCCGCCCCACGACGGAGGGCGACACCACGCGGGAGCGCTTCCAGGTGTTGCTCGCCGTGGCCCAGCTCCTCGCCTCGCCCGTCCCGCTCGACACGCTGCTGGAGCGCATCCTCCAGCTCGTCTTCCGCATCCTCGACGTGGACCGCGCCGCGGTGCTGCTCGAGGACGAGACCACCGGCGGGCTGCGACCTCGCGTGGCGCGCTCGGCCGATGGTCAGCGCCCCTCGCAAGGATACTTCTTCAGCCAGAGCATCGTCGACTCCGTGCACGCGAATGGCATGGCGGCCCTCTACTCCAACGCCCTGCGAGACCTCCGGCTGAACAGCGCCGACTCCATCCACACGCAGTCCATCCACTCCGCCATGTGCGTGCCGCTGCAATCTCGCGACGCGCGGCTGGGCGTGCTGTACGTGGACAACCGCTCACGCGGTGGGCTCTTCACGGAAGCGGACCTGGAGTTCCTCACCGCGTTCGCCCACCAGGCGGCCGCCGCCATCGACAACGTGCGCCTGACGCAGCGGCTGGAAGAGGAGGCCGTGCTGCGCAACACGTATCTGCGCTTCTTCCCGCCGGACGTCGTGCGCCGCCTCCAGACCTCGCCCGGCGGGGCGCTGGAGGTCGTGGAGACGGAGGTGACGGTGCTCTTCGCGGACATCTCCGAGTTCACCTCCCTGTCCTCCAGCCTGCGTCCCCGTGAAGTCGTGGACATGCTCAACGCGTACTTCCCGGTGATGGCGGACGCCGTGTTCCGCCACGAGGGGACGCTGGAGAAGTACATCGGCGACGCGCTGATGGCCGTGTGGGGCGCGCCCTTCTCCCGCGGCGACGACGCGGACCGGGCCCTGCGCGCGGCGGTGGACATGCAGCGCGACCTGCAAGGGCTCAATGCCCGACTGCTCGCCAGAGGACATCCCGAGCTGCGCATCCACGTGGGCCTCAACAGCGGCCCCGCCGCCGCGGGCAACATCGGCTCCGAGCGCTACCTCCAGTACGCCACCCTGGGCGACGTCACCAACGTGGCCAGTCGCGTGTGTGGTGTCGCGCGCGCCGGGGAGATTGTCCTCTCCGAGTCCACGCGCACGCGACTCGAGCAGTCGCGCTGGCCCCTGGCGCCGCTGCCGCCCACCCGGGTCAAGGGGAAGGACGCCCCCCTGGTGCTCCACCGGGTGGAGTGGAACGAATCGAGCGGCTGA
- a CDS encoding type 1 glutamine amidotransferase domain-containing protein: protein MDAPASPSSAHRRFRLMPPGWWLSLVLMGWVGAWGCATPPARRVVFPSAPLSAAEVQAPGTVLMVLSAASKQTLADGSTRPTGVFLNEFYEPYRALIDAGYDVVLATPGGQPPTFDPEGMKPSYWEAHPEGLAEAQALLTRLPAPLSLSEVRQRAETFQALLIPGGQGVMVDLLGDVELHGLLVDFGATSRPVGLVCHAPALLARLSAERSPFTGRRVTSVSGFEEWYIETFVMGARAQVRGIGSGLEEAGFHHETAFPGRSRAVRDCNLVTSQNPFSGTDFNALFLAALTDWRNAGRCEQGASH from the coding sequence ATGGACGCGCCCGCTTCGCCCTCGTCTGCTCACCGTCGCTTCAGGCTCATGCCGCCGGGGTGGTGGCTCTCGCTCGTGCTCATGGGGTGGGTGGGGGCGTGGGGATGCGCCACGCCGCCAGCTCGGCGCGTCGTGTTTCCTTCCGCGCCGCTCTCCGCCGCCGAGGTCCAGGCACCTGGGACGGTGCTGATGGTCCTCTCCGCCGCGTCCAAGCAGACGCTCGCGGATGGGAGCACGCGGCCGACGGGCGTGTTCTTGAATGAGTTCTACGAGCCCTATCGAGCGCTCATCGACGCGGGCTACGACGTGGTGCTCGCGACGCCGGGAGGACAGCCGCCGACGTTCGACCCGGAGGGGATGAAGCCTTCATATTGGGAGGCGCATCCGGAGGGGCTCGCCGAGGCCCAGGCGCTGCTGACGCGACTGCCCGCGCCGCTCTCCCTGTCGGAGGTCCGCCAACGCGCGGAGACCTTCCAGGCCCTGCTCATTCCGGGAGGGCAGGGCGTCATGGTGGACCTGCTGGGGGATGTGGAGCTGCATGGATTGTTGGTCGACTTCGGGGCCACGTCGCGTCCGGTGGGGCTCGTGTGCCATGCGCCCGCGCTCCTGGCGCGACTGTCGGCGGAGCGGAGTCCGTTCACGGGGCGGCGCGTCACCTCCGTCTCGGGCTTCGAGGAGTGGTACATCGAGACGTTCGTCATGGGGGCGCGCGCGCAGGTGCGAGGCATCGGCTCGGGGTTGGAGGAGGCGGGGTTCCATCACGAGACGGCCTTTCCAGGCCGCTCGCGGGCCGTGCGAGACTGCAACCTGGTGACGAGCCAGAACCCTTTCTCCGGCACGGACTTCAATGCCCTCTTCCTCGCGGCGCTCACGGACTGGCGCAACGCGGGGCGGTGCGAACAGGGCGCCTCGCATTGA
- a CDS encoding helix-turn-helix transcriptional regulator — protein sequence MEDQGVMTSSALTAVLKAAVAREHPGILTEGRDKLSLLQDVMDAHGWRPVLELGRALRVLSGHPVLRALSAGQTPRHTVERWCTLERFMHSRHRTRLIEEDPAQARMTLRHVAIDGGRIRVVNDLFIWGVLVAILETAGFTGLTVSLASTSGAAVVIHGGKPRVGPRTLPPVTDVATFTWDPTRRTSPPLRAPSAEGANGQVRDRLQSLMRGDLLHSWTLEESARRLTLSRRSLQRALHEEGTSFSETLQRSRVDAAHTLLADASLSLTDVAFCTGFSDQAHFSRTFRKYNDVPPSALRDLVHSKAAPR from the coding sequence ATGGAGGACCAGGGCGTCATGACGAGCTCGGCGTTGACCGCCGTGCTGAAGGCCGCCGTCGCGCGGGAGCATCCCGGGATTCTCACGGAGGGGCGCGACAAGCTCTCCCTCCTCCAGGACGTCATGGACGCCCACGGCTGGCGCCCGGTGCTGGAGCTGGGGCGGGCGCTGCGGGTGCTGTCGGGGCACCCCGTGCTGCGCGCGCTCAGCGCGGGACAGACGCCTCGGCACACGGTGGAGCGGTGGTGCACCCTCGAGCGCTTCATGCACTCGCGTCACCGGACCCGGCTCATCGAGGAGGACCCGGCCCAAGCCCGGATGACGCTGCGCCACGTGGCCATCGACGGTGGAAGGATTCGCGTCGTCAACGACCTGTTCATCTGGGGCGTCCTCGTCGCCATCCTGGAGACGGCGGGCTTCACGGGACTCACGGTGTCGCTCGCGTCCACCTCCGGCGCCGCCGTTGTCATCCATGGCGGGAAGCCTCGCGTCGGCCCCAGGACGCTGCCCCCGGTGACGGACGTGGCCACCTTCACGTGGGACCCCACGCGACGGACCTCGCCTCCCTTGCGCGCCCCTTCAGCGGAAGGCGCGAACGGCCAGGTTCGCGACCGCCTCCAGTCCCTCATGCGCGGAGACCTGCTGCACTCCTGGACGCTCGAAGAGAGCGCGCGTCGGCTCACCCTGTCGCGCCGTTCGCTTCAACGGGCACTGCACGAGGAAGGGACGAGCTTCTCGGAGACCCTGCAACGCTCCCGCGTCGACGCCGCGCACACGCTCCTCGCCGATGCGAGCCTGTCGCTCACCGACGTCGCGTTCTGCACGGGCTTCTCCGACCAGGCGCACTTCTCCCGGACGTTCCGGAAGTACAACGACGTCCCTCCGTCGGCGCTTCGGGACCTCGTGCACTCGAAGGCCGCCCCGCGCTGA
- a CDS encoding inorganic phosphate transporter, whose translation MLLAAVILIVGVALVFDFINGFHDAANSIATVVSTRVLSPNLAVAWAAFFNFIAAFGGGVHVANTMGKGIINFEMLRAAGPNAVLSVIFAALMGAIAWNLLTWWWGLPSSSSHALAGGMIGATLPVLSFQGLVGSGIAKIAAFIVLSPLIGMVLGTSLMLVSTWAVHKQTPRYVDVWFRRLQLVSSAIFSFSHGTNDAQKVMGIIAVVLFGTIWKDRPFHIDWWMIISCHAAIAMGTFFGGWRIVRTMGHSLTKLAPIGGFSAETGGGVTIIALAAAGIPVSTTHTITGAIVGVGATRGWRAVKWGVAGRIIWAWVFTIPAAAIMAALVYGLTQVVVKLVG comes from the coding sequence ATGCTACTCGCCGCCGTCATCCTCATCGTCGGAGTGGCCCTCGTCTTCGACTTCATCAATGGATTCCACGATGCGGCGAACTCCATCGCCACCGTGGTCTCCACTCGGGTGTTGTCGCCGAACCTGGCCGTGGCCTGGGCCGCCTTCTTCAACTTCATCGCCGCGTTTGGTGGAGGCGTCCACGTCGCCAACACGATGGGCAAGGGCATCATCAACTTCGAGATGCTCCGCGCCGCCGGCCCCAACGCGGTGCTGTCCGTCATCTTCGCGGCGCTCATGGGCGCCATCGCCTGGAACCTGCTGACGTGGTGGTGGGGCCTGCCCTCCTCGTCGTCGCACGCGCTCGCTGGCGGCATGATTGGCGCGACGCTGCCGGTGCTGAGCTTCCAGGGCCTGGTGGGCTCGGGCATCGCGAAGATCGCCGCCTTCATCGTGCTGTCGCCCCTCATCGGCATGGTGCTGGGCACCTCGCTGATGCTGGTGAGCACGTGGGCGGTGCACAAGCAGACGCCGCGCTACGTGGACGTGTGGTTCCGCCGGCTCCAGCTCGTCTCGTCCGCCATCTTCTCCTTCAGCCACGGCACCAACGACGCGCAGAAGGTGATGGGCATCATCGCGGTGGTGCTCTTCGGCACCATCTGGAAGGACCGCCCGTTCCACATCGACTGGTGGATGATCATCTCCTGTCATGCGGCCATCGCCATGGGGACGTTCTTCGGCGGCTGGCGCATCGTGCGCACCATGGGACACAGCCTCACGAAGCTGGCGCCCATCGGTGGTTTCAGCGCGGAGACGGGTGGCGGCGTCACCATCATCGCGCTGGCGGCGGCGGGCATCCCCGTCTCCACCACGCACACCATCACCGGAGCCATCGTCGGTGTGGGCGCGACGCGAGGCTGGCGCGCGGTGAAGTGGGGCGTGGCCGGGCGCATCATCTGGGCCTGGGTGTTCACCATCCCCGCGGCCGCGATCATGGCGGCGCTCGTCTACGGGCTGACCCAGGTGGTCGTGAAGCTGGTGGGGTGA
- a CDS encoding DUF47 domain-containing protein, which translates to MLERLMPKSDEFFDDFDKQCAATVQGAKMLHELLSDYRDVPERVRALKDVEHQGDEVTHTAFNRLHKQFITPFDRAQIHTLLSRIDDVLDLTNAAAARLHYYEIQSSLPDATELSRLLVLSAQKVQEVVAALRLIKKPEQILAGCKEVKKLEAQADEVLRSGLGRLFKSGVDTLTIIKWKEIYDLIETATDKCQGVANVIEGVVLEHS; encoded by the coding sequence ATGCTCGAAAGGCTGATGCCCAAGTCGGACGAGTTCTTCGACGACTTCGACAAGCAATGCGCCGCCACTGTGCAAGGCGCGAAGATGCTGCATGAACTGCTGAGCGACTACCGCGACGTGCCTGAGCGCGTGCGTGCGCTCAAGGACGTGGAGCACCAAGGCGACGAGGTGACCCACACCGCCTTCAACCGCCTGCACAAGCAGTTCATCACCCCGTTCGACCGGGCGCAGATCCACACGCTGCTGTCACGTATCGACGACGTGTTGGACCTGACCAACGCGGCGGCGGCGCGACTGCACTACTACGAAATCCAGAGCAGTCTGCCGGACGCCACGGAGCTGTCGCGGCTGCTCGTGCTGTCCGCGCAGAAGGTGCAGGAGGTGGTGGCGGCGCTGCGGCTCATCAAGAAGCCGGAGCAGATCCTGGCGGGCTGCAAGGAGGTCAAGAAGCTGGAGGCCCAGGCGGACGAGGTCCTCCGCTCGGGATTGGGCCGCCTCTTCAAGAGCGGGGTCGACACTCTGACCATCATCAAGTGGAAGGAGATCTACGACCTCATCGAGACCGCCACGGACAAGTGTCAGGGCGTGGCGAACGTCATCGAAGGCGTGGTGCTGGAGCACTCCTGA
- the trxA gene encoding thioredoxin: MAKDVIELGDAQFQHEVLEAQEPVLVDFTATWCPPCRAISPILETLASEYRGRLKVTQINVDDHQETAERYGIRALPSLLLFKEGKVVQQLVGARPRARLEEELRAHL; this comes from the coding sequence ATGGCCAAGGACGTCATCGAGCTGGGCGACGCGCAGTTCCAACACGAGGTGCTGGAGGCCCAGGAGCCGGTCCTGGTGGACTTCACCGCCACCTGGTGCCCGCCGTGCCGCGCCATCTCCCCCATCCTGGAGACCCTCGCCTCCGAGTACCGGGGCCGGCTGAAGGTCACCCAGATCAACGTGGACGACCACCAGGAGACCGCCGAGCGCTATGGCATCCGCGCCCTGCCCTCGCTGCTGCTCTTCAAGGAGGGAAAGGTGGTGCAACAGCTCGTGGGCGCCCGGCCCCGGGCCCGGCTGGAAGAGGAGCTGCGCGCGCATCTCTGA
- a CDS encoding LysR family transcriptional regulator gives MLLFAEVVTSGGLTAAAQRLGLRKSTVSRRLSALEERLGVRLVERNPRHLRLTEAGRDYLAHCTRLVSEAREVNRAMGEARATPQGTLRIATLSLLGELLTPLVAELLLRHPLLRVELSLAEAHVDLIAQEYDLALRTGPLADSSLVARKLGRLRTGYYASPAYLSRHGTPRTPADLQGHDCVLLAEPGTDEVWFFGEGRGARSVPVSGRLRVPSVRAGQAAARSGLGVVRLPTSLVVDDVRGGLLVPVLQPETPPGIPIYAVYPSSRQLPPKVRAFLTLLAERGAALPWEEDAPAARSRQGS, from the coding sequence ATGCTCCTCTTCGCGGAGGTGGTGACGTCGGGCGGCCTCACCGCCGCGGCCCAGCGCCTGGGCCTGCGCAAGTCCACCGTGAGCCGCCGCCTCTCCGCCCTCGAGGAGCGCCTGGGCGTCCGCCTCGTCGAGCGCAACCCCAGACACCTCCGCCTCACCGAGGCCGGCCGCGACTACCTCGCCCACTGCACCCGCCTGGTCTCCGAGGCCCGCGAGGTGAACCGCGCCATGGGCGAGGCCCGCGCCACACCCCAGGGCACCCTGCGCATCGCCACGCTCTCGCTCCTCGGAGAGCTGCTCACGCCCCTCGTCGCCGAGCTGCTCCTGCGCCACCCCCTCCTGCGCGTGGAGCTCTCCCTCGCCGAGGCCCACGTGGACCTCATCGCCCAGGAGTACGACCTGGCGCTGCGCACCGGCCCCCTCGCGGACTCCTCGCTGGTGGCGCGCAAGCTCGGCCGGCTGCGCACCGGGTACTACGCCAGCCCCGCGTACCTCTCCCGCCACGGCACCCCGCGCACCCCCGCGGACCTGCAAGGCCATGACTGCGTCCTCCTCGCCGAGCCCGGCACGGACGAGGTCTGGTTCTTCGGAGAAGGACGCGGCGCGCGAAGTGTCCCCGTGTCCGGCCGGCTGCGAGTCCCCAGCGTGCGCGCGGGACAGGCCGCGGCGCGCTCGGGGCTGGGCGTGGTGCGGCTGCCCACCTCGCTCGTCGTCGACGATGTCCGAGGCGGCCTCCTCGTCCCCGTGCTGCAGCCCGAGACGCCCCCCGGCATCCCCATCTACGCCGTGTACCCCAGCAGCCGACAGCTCCCGCCGAAGGTGCGAGCCTTCCTGACGCTCCTCGCGGAACGCGGCGCGGCATTGCCCTGGGAGGAGGACGCCCCGGCCGCGCGCTCGCGCCAGGGCTCCTGA
- the dusA gene encoding tRNA dihydrouridine(20/20a) synthase DusA translates to MMPSRPMPLCVAPMMDWTDRHCRYFHRQISRHTLLYTEMLTTGAVLHGDRERLLGYEPAEHPVAIQLGGSEPEALAEAARIAEAWGYDEVNLNVGCPSDRVQSGRFGACLMAEPELVARLVAAMRAAVRIPVTVKSRIAIDELEEWPTLERFVRLIAAEGCTRFIVHARKAWLQGLSPKENRDVPPLRYELVHQLKQELPHLDISINGGIKTLDAAAEHLTKVDGVMIGRAVYENPYLLAEADRRFFGAQEAPRARHEVVEAMLPYIERSRQRGAPLSSVTRHMLGLFQGLPGARAWRRHLSENAHKPGAGPEVVVAALAKVRREPESVAAA, encoded by the coding sequence ATGATGCCTTCCCGCCCCATGCCGTTGTGTGTCGCGCCGATGATGGATTGGACGGACCGGCACTGCCGCTACTTCCACCGTCAAATCAGCCGGCACACGCTCTTGTACACGGAGATGTTGACCACGGGCGCGGTGCTGCATGGCGACCGGGAGCGGCTCCTGGGCTACGAGCCGGCCGAGCACCCCGTGGCCATCCAGCTGGGCGGGTCGGAGCCGGAGGCGCTGGCGGAGGCCGCGCGCATCGCGGAGGCGTGGGGTTACGACGAGGTGAACCTCAACGTGGGGTGTCCCAGCGACCGGGTGCAGTCGGGTCGGTTCGGGGCGTGCTTGATGGCGGAGCCGGAGCTGGTGGCGCGGTTGGTGGCGGCCATGCGGGCAGCGGTGCGCATCCCGGTGACGGTGAAGTCGCGCATCGCCATCGATGAGTTGGAGGAGTGGCCCACGCTGGAGCGCTTCGTGCGGCTGATTGCGGCGGAGGGCTGCACGCGGTTCATCGTCCATGCGCGCAAGGCGTGGCTCCAGGGGTTGAGCCCGAAGGAGAACCGCGATGTGCCGCCGCTGCGCTACGAGCTGGTGCACCAACTCAAGCAGGAGCTGCCGCACCTGGACATCAGCATCAACGGGGGCATCAAGACGCTGGACGCGGCCGCGGAGCACCTGACGAAGGTGGACGGGGTGATGATCGGGCGCGCCGTCTATGAGAACCCCTACCTGCTCGCGGAGGCGGACCGTCGCTTCTTCGGAGCGCAAGAGGCGCCCCGTGCGCGGCACGAGGTCGTCGAGGCGATGTTGCCGTACATCGAGCGGAGCCGTCAGCGGGGAGCACCGCTCAGCTCGGTGACGCGGCACATGCTGGGGTTGTTCCAGGGGCTGCCCGGTGCGCGTGCGTGGCGCAGACACTTGAGCGAGAACGCGCACAAGCCGGGAGCGGGGCCGGAGGTGGTGGTGGCCGCGCTCGCGAAGGTGCGCCGGGAGCCGGAGTCGGTGGCCGCGGCCTGA
- a CDS encoding imm11 family protein, translating to MKNHSRYFRLKPEMRSGKWSLDEPLDAQGHEVEDWREFTSGRPARVSGRLTIPIDEPGHPLDYSTAGAGMTPVVHVKVATLFAELAPNDVQLIPVDIQGCPDQYLILVATRLVRCIDDEASEEVLYWKPEDERPDKLGKYRSVYGMRIDPTRVGDAKVFRTWGWTGVLIVSQDIKDALERAHVTGAEFEEV from the coding sequence ATGAAAAACCATTCGCGATACTTCAGGCTCAAGCCTGAGATGCGCAGCGGGAAATGGTCCTTGGACGAGCCGCTGGACGCGCAAGGCCACGAGGTGGAGGACTGGAGAGAGTTCACATCAGGCCGCCCCGCCAGAGTCTCTGGCCGTCTGACAATCCCCATCGACGAGCCCGGCCATCCGCTGGACTACAGCACCGCAGGCGCGGGGATGACGCCCGTTGTCCACGTCAAGGTCGCCACCCTCTTCGCGGAGCTGGCCCCCAACGACGTGCAGCTCATCCCCGTGGACATCCAGGGCTGCCCCGACCAGTACCTCATCCTCGTGGCGACACGGCTTGTCCGATGCATCGACGATGAAGCCTCGGAAGAGGTGCTGTACTGGAAGCCCGAGGACGAGCGCCCGGACAAGCTCGGCAAGTACCGCAGCGTCTACGGCATGCGCATCGACCCCACCCGGGTCGGCGACGCGAAGGTCTTCCGCACCTGGGGATGGACCGGCGTCCTCATCGTCTCCCAGGACATCAAGGACGCCCTGGAGCGCGCCCATGTCACGGGCGCGGAGTTCGAGGAAGTCTGA
- a CDS encoding CGNR zinc finger domain-containing protein, with the protein MADASSPGLPTDVVLLLDFVNTLDVEKLVDAVPTAESFASWCRARGLLSNADTVSAEAFKAAIEAREALRAVLLSHTGEPLPVSELRTLERVAASSPLTVGFGEEGVVLRPTGHGGWKGLGHLFAAIVSTQREGYWLRMKVCAAGACQEAFYDTSKNRSGRWCSMAVCGNRTKLQRFRSGVPKP; encoded by the coding sequence ATGGCCGATGCAAGCAGCCCCGGGCTCCCCACGGATGTCGTGCTGTTGCTCGACTTCGTGAACACGTTGGACGTGGAGAAGCTGGTCGACGCGGTGCCCACGGCGGAGTCCTTCGCGTCCTGGTGTCGAGCGCGGGGCTTGTTGTCGAACGCCGACACGGTTTCGGCGGAGGCGTTCAAGGCGGCCATCGAGGCGCGCGAGGCGTTGCGGGCCGTGCTGCTCTCGCACACGGGAGAGCCGCTGCCCGTGTCGGAGCTCCGCACGTTGGAGCGGGTGGCGGCGAGCAGTCCGCTCACGGTGGGCTTCGGTGAGGAGGGAGTCGTGTTGCGGCCCACGGGACATGGAGGATGGAAGGGACTGGGGCACCTCTTCGCCGCCATCGTCTCCACACAGCGCGAGGGGTACTGGCTCCGGATGAAGGTCTGCGCGGCGGGGGCGTGCCAGGAAGCCTTCTACGACACGTCGAAGAACCGCTCCGGACGCTGGTGCTCCATGGCCGTGTGCGGCAACCGCACCAAGCTCCAGCGCTTCCGCTCCGGTGTGCCCAAGCCCTGA
- a CDS encoding arginase family protein: MPSPIALVAAPSSLGLSRPEGRIPRVDLLPEALMEAGLGRRLGARVEHTVLPGPYEPERDAELRVRNPRGIAAMSLQLADVVEQVVRAKRFPLVLGGDCSILLGCLLGLKRTGGRHGLAFMDGHTDFWPPEASLTGGVAGMDLWFASGRGPSLLSDLEGRGPLVRDEDVAVLGVRDLEHWGAKVSAEHVRDTAMAWLDLSTLRREGIAAGVARAVERFRSTGVRGFWMHLDVDVMDDAVMPAVDSRQPDGLRVDELGELVSRLVDSGLAVGMDVTIYDPSLDPERHAARALVDTLVGGLGALVPTRQAR; the protein is encoded by the coding sequence ATGCCCTCGCCCATCGCCCTTGTCGCCGCGCCCTCGAGCCTGGGGCTGAGTCGCCCGGAGGGGCGGATTCCCCGGGTGGACCTGCTTCCGGAGGCGCTCATGGAGGCGGGGCTCGGGCGTCGGCTGGGGGCTCGGGTGGAGCACACGGTGTTGCCTGGGCCGTATGAGCCGGAGCGGGACGCGGAGCTTCGGGTCCGCAACCCGCGAGGCATCGCGGCGATGAGCCTCCAGCTCGCGGACGTCGTGGAGCAGGTCGTGCGGGCGAAACGCTTCCCGCTGGTGCTCGGAGGAGATTGCAGCATCCTGCTGGGTTGTCTGCTGGGGCTGAAGCGCACGGGTGGGCGCCATGGGCTCGCCTTCATGGACGGGCACACCGACTTCTGGCCACCGGAGGCTTCGTTGACCGGAGGCGTCGCGGGGATGGACCTGTGGTTCGCGTCGGGCCGAGGCCCCTCGCTGCTGTCGGACCTGGAGGGGCGAGGTCCGCTGGTGCGCGATGAGGACGTGGCGGTGCTGGGGGTCAGGGACCTGGAGCACTGGGGAGCGAAGGTCTCCGCTGAGCACGTTCGCGACACGGCCATGGCGTGGTTGGACTTGAGCACGCTTCGGCGGGAGGGCATCGCGGCGGGGGTGGCGAGGGCGGTCGAGCGTTTCCGTTCCACGGGGGTCCGCGGGTTCTGGATGCACCTGGATGTGGACGTCATGGACGACGCGGTGATGCCCGCCGTGGACTCGCGTCAGCCGGATGGGCTGCGTGTGGACGAGCTGGGTGAGCTGGTGTCGCGGCTCGTGGATTCGGGGCTGGCGGTGGGGATGGACGTCACCATCTACGACCCGAGCCTGGACCCGGAGCGCCATGCGGCGCGGGCGTTGGTGGACACGCTGGTCGGTGGATTGGGGGCGCTGGTGCCCACGAGACAGGCGCGGTAG
- a CDS encoding tetratricopeptide repeat protein, with amino-acid sequence MTKDDDKVPPPERTEPRGDGDAGTVRPREPELPPGVTGASAEGARGPVAPRKPTRPATGERNGREPCPPEVAEQLRELDHLRRTGRYASALALAQSLAAAHPRLARVLMEVAMTVGIWGGAPAEALPWFEKALELAPGHRTTRLHRALCLARLGRHGEAVAEFDALVDGGYRKALVLHMKRAESLEALGRHEEAERDWTLALAEDADNPWLLQQRATARTRLGRRDEALQDLTEALALQQGDGVDPELLHERGLLRAQSGDSEGARADFQAGLAALRRGDPPALAEALRSALQTLPRPREGHGSGAEETERRGG; translated from the coding sequence ATGACGAAGGACGACGACAAGGTGCCTCCCCCCGAGCGCACGGAGCCGCGTGGCGACGGTGACGCGGGCACGGTGCGTCCTCGGGAGCCGGAGCTTCCCCCTGGCGTCACCGGGGCCTCGGCGGAGGGCGCGCGCGGGCCGGTGGCACCTCGGAAGCCGACGCGGCCCGCCACGGGTGAGCGCAACGGACGGGAGCCCTGCCCTCCCGAGGTCGCCGAGCAGCTTCGCGAGCTGGACCATCTGCGCAGGACGGGCCGCTATGCGTCGGCGCTGGCGCTCGCGCAGTCGCTCGCCGCGGCGCATCCCCGGCTGGCGCGCGTCCTGATGGAAGTGGCGATGACGGTCGGCATCTGGGGCGGTGCGCCCGCGGAGGCCCTGCCGTGGTTCGAGAAGGCCTTGGAGCTGGCGCCGGGACATCGCACGACGCGGCTGCATCGGGCGCTGTGCCTGGCCCGGCTCGGTCGCCATGGCGAGGCGGTGGCGGAGTTCGACGCACTGGTGGACGGCGGCTACCGCAAGGCGCTCGTGCTCCACATGAAGCGGGCCGAGTCGCTGGAGGCGCTGGGGCGTCATGAGGAGGCGGAGCGGGACTGGACGCTCGCGCTCGCGGAGGACGCCGACAACCCGTGGCTGCTCCAGCAGCGGGCCACGGCGCGCACCCGGCTGGGGCGGAGGGACGAGGCGCTCCAGGACCTGACGGAGGCGCTGGCGCTCCAGCAGGGCGACGGAGTGGACCCGGAGCTGCTCCACGAGCGGGGACTGCTGCGTGCGCAGTCGGGTGATAGCGAGGGCGCCCGCGCGGACTTCCAGGCGGGGCTGGCCGCGCTGCGCCGGGGAGACCCTCCCGCGCTGGCCGAGGCCCTTCGTTCGGCGCTCCAGACGCTCCCGCGTCCTCGGGAAGGACACGGGAGCGGTGCGGAGGAGACAGAGCGCCGGGGCGGCTGA